From Patescibacteria group bacterium:
GCCACTCTAAGAAAATTGCGCCAATTAAATCCAAATATTATCATTTTGGCCTATATCACTTCCGAAGAAATAGATAGTACGCCGCAGGATTCGACGCTGGGAAAATTACGCAACGAGCTATTGAGCCAGATTGACTCGTCTTGGTGGCTAAAAGATAAAAGCGGCCGCTTCACTTCCTTTTGGTCGCAAACCAGGATGTTGAATATTACTGACGGTTCCGGACAATCAGCTGCCGGAGAACGCTGGAATGATTTTTTGCCCGAATTCGTCAATAGCAGAATTATGTCCACGGGACTTTGGGACGGCGTCTTTTTTGATAATATCTGGCCGGATATTTCCTGGTTCAATGGCGGCAACCTCGACACTAATAACGATGGCCAGCTTGATAGCAAAAGCGCGATGGATAATGCCTGGGCGGCAGGCAATAAAAAAATGTTGGCTAAAACACAAGCGCTTTTCGGCGGCAAATATCTGATCGCGGCCAATAGCCGGCACGATACAGCCTATCAGCCATATTTGAACGGCATCATGCTGGAAAGTTTTCCCGCTCCCTGGGAAGCGGACGGCACTTGGGCCGGCTCGATGAAATCTTACACCGATATTAAGAATTTTTCCCAACCCTATGTTGGCATTCTGAATTCCAACACCAATAATACTTGGGGGGTGAGCGATTATCATAAAATGCGTTTTTCTTTGGGTTCGGCGCTCTTGGGCGATGGCAATTTTTCTTTTGATTATGGCGTCAATGACCATTCACAGACCTGGTGGTATGACGAATATAAAGCGTCTTTGGGCAACGCCGTATCCGCGCCGATTAATATTTTGGACAAGAGCAATAAGACTTATAAGAAGGGATTGTGGCGCCGCGATTTTAACAATGGTATTGTCGTGGTTAATTCCACCGACCAGACGCAAAATTACGTTTTTACCGATGAAGCCTTTAATAAATTAAGCGGCACGCAAGATCCGAACGTCAATAACGGTTCGCGGGTAAATTTGGTGAGCATCGCTTCTAAAGACGCGGTAATTTTATTGGGCGATTTGGCCAGCCGAAAAATTCCCAGC
This genomic window contains:
- a CDS encoding putative glycoside hydrolase, with amino-acid sequence ATLRKLRQLNPNIIILAYITSEEIDSTPQDSTLGKLRNELLSQIDSSWWLKDKSGRFTSFWSQTRMLNITDGSGQSAAGERWNDFLPEFVNSRIMSTGLWDGVFFDNIWPDISWFNGGNLDTNNDGQLDSKSAMDNAWAAGNKKMLAKTQALFGGKYLIAANSRHDTAYQPYLNGIMLESFPAPWEADGTWAGSMKSYTDIKNFSQPYVGILNSNTNNTWGVSDYHKMRFSLGSALLGDGNFSFDYGVNDHSQTWWYDEYKASLGNAVSAPINILDKSNKTYKKGLWRRDFNNGIVVVNSTDQTQNYVFTDEAFNKLSGTQDPNVNNGSRVNLVSIASKDAVILLGDLASRKIPSAGQLAPAAGAPTPATPAQPVSSGKTTENIITDAVFKNGTFFRVFDQAGNQTRSGFFAFDSRYAGGAQIISADIDHNQINETLVNSNGLITIYRGAQVLKSFKPFDSVFKGDISLAIADLNGNGQKQLVIGAGKGGGPQIRIFSTDGRLLSGGFFAYDRNFRGGVNVAAIDYNNDGKDEIFTGAGVGGGPQVRIFNRDGKVLGGFFAYDKNLRSGVSITVGNLGGTNEKRIITGAGPGSQPQVRVWDKFGKLISQFLAYDKAATAGLTVVAADINNDGKDEILAGNTSY